Within the Paracoccus everestensis genome, the region CGGGGCAAGCGCCCGGCCCATCATGATCGAACTGGCGATCATCCCGCCCGGTGTCATCGCCTGCTGCAAGACCAGCCAGGCCCCCGCGGCCAGCATCGCGCTTTGCAGGAACAGGCGAAAGCTTTTGGAAAACACCGTGAAGCCCGAGGACAGGTCGGCGCCCTTGACGGATTGCTCCTGCGCCTCGGCCCGCGCCTTGCGCCAGCGGGCATAGGTGGCGCCGCGCATCCCCAAGGCCCCGATCACCTCGCCCTCGTCCCGATACAAGTCCGCCATGCGCTGCGCCTGGGCCGAGGCGACGTTGGCTTGTTGCAGGGGCGTCCTGGTCAGCGTCCGGTTGGCCAGGGTGGCGACCACCAGGATCGCCCCGCCGATGGTCGCGACCACGCCCAGCAGCGGATGAAAGATGTAAACCGCTGCCAGGAACAGCGGCGCCCAGGGCAGGTCGAATGCCGCCAGCAGCACGGGCGAGGCGATCAGCCGCTGGACCCCGTCCAGATCGCGCATCCCGCTGGCCGCTGCCGCCGATTCGTCGCCAGAGATGGCGCCTTCGCGAAGGGCCGCGGTAAAGACCCTGCCCTCCATCCGGTCCTGGAACCGCGCGGCGATCCGCCCCATCACGCGGGCACGGATGAAATCCACGAAACCCATCAGCAGGAACAGGAACACCACCAGCACGAACAGCGCCGTCAGCGTTTCCACGGAACGGGATGCCAGCACCCGGTCATAGACCTGCAGCATGAACAGCGGTCCGGTCAGCATCAGCAGGTTCACGACTGCCGAAAACAACGCGACCGCGCCGAACAAGGGCAGGCCGGCTGCACGCGCCCTGCGCAGTTCCTTGGCGCCTTCCTGGAAAGCGGGCGACTTGCTCATTCATTCATCCTTCATCGTTCAGCCATCGTGGCGGCCTTGCCGCAGGCCCCGCGCGCCAGTATGCGATGATCGCTGGCTGCCGTCATGCGTCCTGTTTTATCCCGAAAAGGTTAGGAGATCCTTTGCGTCCCTTGTCCCTTGTCGTTCCGCTGGCCCTGGGCGTGATTCTGGCGGGCTGCGCGTCGGAACCTGTGATGCAGGACGGCATTCGCGTCAACGACCCGTTCGAGGCAGAGAACCGCCGCGTTCATGCCTTCAACAAGGGATTTGATCGACGGGTGGTCGCCCCCGTGGCCAGGCTCGCCTCGTCTGGCAACGATACGGGGGACGGACCGGGCGCGATGGATCTGGTCATCAATGCCGGGTCGAACCTGTCGCTGCCCGGCAAGGTGGTGAACAGTGTCCTGCAAGGCCGCCCCGAACCCGCGATCAAGAATTTTTTCCGCTTTGCGGTCAATACGACGCTGGGAATAGGGGGTCTGCTCGACCCTGCCGGCCAGGACTTCGGGCTGCCCGAGCAGGATACGGATTTCGGCGAAACGCTGGCCGTCTGGGGCGTGCCCGAAGGAGCCTATTTGGAATTGCCGATCCTGGGGCCTTCGACCCAGCGGGACGCAGTGGGCAAGGTGGTGGATTTGGTCATCGATCCGCTGAATCACCTGCTGCACCGGGGTGGGGCATGGGCGGCATTTGGCCTACGCGCCGCCTCAAAAGCCGGTGATCGGGCGCGATTCGGCGACACGGTGGATAGCGTTCTGCAAGACAGTGCGGATAGCTATGCCCAATTGCGGCTGATCTATCTGATGCACCGCCGCCATGAATTGAACGAAGGAGGGACCGACATTGACCCCTATGCCGACGCAGCCGCAGTTGATGCCGTCGACCCCTATGACCCGTGACCGGCGTGGCGCCTTGGCGCTGTTCGGGGCGGCGGCGGCGCTGTCCCTGGTCCCCATGCATGGCTGGGCTCTCGACTCGGGCGAGGCCCGCGCCCTGATCGATACCGCCTTGGGCGAGGTGTACCAGGTCATCAATTCAGGCCAGCAGCCCGCCCGGCTGTATCGCGATTTCGAGGCCATCTTCGTGCGATACGCCGATGTCGATGTGATCGCCCGGTCCGCCCTCGGGCCCGCCGCGCGGCAGGCTGACCCCCGCGCCTTGTCGGATTATACGCAGGCTTTCCAGGGCTATATCGGCCGCAAATACGGCAAGCGGTTCCGCGAGTTCGTCGGGTCCAGGATCGAGGTGACAGATGCGCGGCCGCTGAAAAGTTTCTACGCCGTCACCTCTGTCGCCTATCTGAACGGCCGCGCCCCGATGGAGGTCGAATGGCATGTGTCGAACAAGTCCGGCCAGAACAGGTTCTTCAACATCATCATCGAGGGCGTGAACATGCTGGCCAGCGAACGCGCCGAGATCAGCGCCATGCTGACCGCGCGGCGCGGCGATCTGGCGGCGCTGACGGCGGATTTGCAGGCGGCGGGCTAAGGGCCGCCTGCAACGGACATCACAGCAGGAAATCGCCCGCACTCAGAGCGTTCTGCCCCAGAACCACGATTTCGAAATCCGCTACCTTGTCGCCGGTGACATCGGCCCGGACCATCAGATTCGCCCCCGTCTTGAGATACCAGACCGAATTGGCGGCAGCCGTCGTGCCCGAGAAGTCAAACACCTGATTACCCGCGGTCCGCGTATTGGCGTCCAGGGCGCGCAGGTCGATGTCGTCCACCCCCGTGCTGAAGTCCGCGATGCGGTCGCGGCCCGCGCCAGCGGTGCTGTCGGACAGGGTGTTGAAGATGAACACGTCTCGTGCTGAATCCAGACCGCCGGCAAGTCGATCAGCGCCTGTGCCGCCGTTGAGCGTGTCCCGCCCGGCCCCGCCGTTCAGGATGTCGTTCCCCGCACCACCCATCAACAGGTTGGCTGCGGCATTGCCTGTCAGGCTGTTGTTCAGCGCGTTTCCTGTTCCGCTGATCGCGGCCTTGCTGGTCAGGATCAGGTTCTCGACCTCGCCCCGCAATTTGAACGATGCGCTGGCCCGCACAAGGTCGATGCCCCGTCCCGCGGTCTCGGCCACCTGGTCCCCGGTATTGTCGGCGATATAGATGTCATTGCCAGCGCCGCCGCGCAACAGGTCGATGCCCGTGCCGCCGTCCAGCCAATCCGCGCCGTCGCCGCCTGTCAGGGTGTCGTTGCCCGCCCCGCCCTCCAGCTGGTTCGCGCCCGCAGTTCCGGCCAGGATGTTGTTCAGGCCATTGCCCTTGGCATTGAGATTGCCGGTGCCCACCAAGATCAGGTTTTCAAGCTGGTATCCAAGGATCGTGCTGAACGTGGCGCGGACCGTGTCGGTGCCTTGGCCCATCGCTTCGGCAATCGCATCCGCCGCGTTGTCCAGGACATAGACATCATCGCCCGCCCCGCCGCGCAGGGTATCGGCCCCGGCGCCGCCATCCAGCCAGTCATTACCGATTCCCCCGTCAAGCAGGTCATTGTCGATCCCGCCCAGCAAGGTGTCGTTGCCGCCGTTCCCAAACAGGCTGTCGGCGCCGGTGCCGCCCACCAACTGGTTGGCCACGCCGTTTCCGGTCAGGCGGTTCGCAAGCAGGTTGCCGGCCCCGTTGATCGCGGCACTGCCGGTGAGGGTGAGGTTTTCGACGTTCGAGGCGAGGGTGTGTGTGAAACTGGCGTTGACGGTATCACTGCCGCCGCCCGCAAGCTCAGCCACCGTGTCGCCCAAGGTGAGGTGATAGGTATCGTTGCCTGCCCCGCCGGTCAGGACTTCAGCCGCGCCTGTACCGCGGAGAATGTCGTTCTCGCTGCCGCCCGTGGTCAGGTTGTCGTCAAGGATACGGATTTCTATTGTCTTGTAGTTACTTCCATCCTCGAATGAAAAGCCCCCCGTGCCGTTGACTTGAACGACCAGATACGCAGTATCGACAGCTTCCTGGATGTCGTCCTGCATTGCAGAAATTGAAAAAGGCTCTCTCTTTGTTTGGGGGAAGTTGCTGACGATCATCATCGAGCCGCTGCCTGACGCTCCGCCGATATCAGAGTTCTGTGCCGTTCCTCCGGTAACCGTCGTGTAATACCAACGGCATTATCCACTGACCTGCGCCCAATCGCGTGAGGTGATTGAAGCGACGCGTTCCGGCATTGCGAGGAGGGTGTTCCAGGCATCGCAGCAGACGTCGACAATGGCGTCGTAGCTGTCGAAGACCCGGTTCGCGAGGGTGTTCTGACGGAGGAACTGCCAGAGGTTCTCGACCGGGTTCAGTTCCGGACTGTAAGGTGGCAGTGGCAGCAGGCTGATGTTGGGCGGGATGATGAGGTCTGTGGAGCTGTGCCAGCCGGCGCCATCGAGAACAAGGAGCGCGTGTGCACCGGGCGATACCTGCCCGCTGATTTCGGCCAGGTGGGCGTTCATCGCCTCCGTGTTCGCGTAGGGCATGACGAGCGCCGCACCGATCCTGCGGGCCGGGCAGACCGCCCCGAAGATGTAGGCCCAGGCGTAGCGGCAGTCTTTTGGCGCCCGCGGGCGTGTGCCCTTTCTCGCCCACACGCGTGTCAATGTTCCCTGCTGGCCCACCCTGGCCTCATCTTGGAACCAAATCTCCAAGGGCTTTCCTTGCGCTTCGTTAGGCAAGGCTGCGCGCGCCAGTTCGGCAAAGTTTTTTATATACCGCTTGCGCTTCGCCATCGGCCTGCGGATGGCGCGGCCGGACTGAGAGACGCGCAAAGCCGAGCCGGTGAAGGATCGCGCTCATGGTCCTCTCCGCCACGCGAATGCCAAACCGCTGGTCAACCACGTTGCAGAGGTCAATCCGACGCCAACGCACGACCTTATCCGTCGACGGGTCAGGCCCCGTTTCGACGATCACGGCAAGTTCGCGCATCTGCTCGGCGCTGAGCCGCGCTGGCCGCCCGGAAAGCGGCCGATCGACAAGGCCGGCCAGCCCTTCGGCATTGTAACGATGAACCCAGTCACGCAGCGTCTGCCGATCCATACCGCAGCTTTGTGCCGCTTCCGTCCGGCTTCGCCCGTCAAGCACATGCGCCAGCGCAAGCATCCGGCGCGACGCTCGCGCGTCCTTCACTTGAGCCGCCTCCCGCCGCAGATCCGATGCTGAAAGGTCCGTGCGTGTGATGCCCACTGCCATCCTGATCCTCCTCCGCCTTGCAAGGGAGTGAATCAGAGGTCGGCCGCAAAGCAAACCATCTTCAGAGTCGATGGTTCATGCCGCTGGTATAATAGGACCAAGTGATCTGATGGTTGAACAACTCTAGAAGTTCGAGGCTTATCGAACGTGTCTGATCTTCGCGAATTGTGATAGTGTCAGGAACTGTAAGTCTGGCATATGCCGCGGGAAGCCTTCATTAAATGTCGCGCTTGAACATTGTCGCGGAATATTCAGTAAGGACTTCCCGGCATGAAGCAACTCTCTGCGCGCATCTTGGATTCAGTACTGCAAGATGTATCGCATCCGCCACAGGCAGGCCAAAGGGGATCAATTTCCCCCCAAGATCCCGTTCAACGCCCGACTTAGCGCATCGTCGGAACTCGCCGTGCTGCTGTCGCCCGGTGTCTGCGGGGCCGTGACCTGCGTCGGCGTGCCTGCCGCAGGATTGGCCGAGTTCACCGCACCGGCCAATGCCGCCGCCAGCGGGTCGTCGGCGGAACCGGAGGTCACGACCTTGGGTGCGCCGTCGTTCGACAGCAGGATGCCGCTGCCGTCCGGGGATACCGTGGAGAGAGGCAGTTCCGGCAAGCCCTCGTGGATGTCGGTCATCACCGCCTGCCAGATCTCGGCGGGCAAACCGCCGCCGGTGACCCCCTTCAGGGGCGTATTGTCGTCATAGCCCATCCAGACACCAACCACATATTGTTCGGAAAAGCCCACGAACCAGGCATCGCGATAGCTGCTGGTGGTGCCGGTCTTTCCCGCGACCGGACGCGAACCCATCTTGGCGCGCCCGCCGGTGCCGCTTTCGATCACCTGCTGCATCATGTAGATCAGCTGTCCCGCGGCGCGCTGGCTGATGACGCGGCCGCCCAGGCCGCCCGACTGGCCCATCAGCGGCTGATCGTCGCCCGCGATGCGCAGTTCCACTAGGCCGTAGGGCGCGACCGAGGTGCCGCCGTTGCGAATGCCCGCATAGGCGCCGGTCAGTTCCATCAGCGTGGCCTCGGACGCGCCAAGGCCCAGCGAGGGGCTGGTGGTCAGGTTGCTGACGATGCCGAAGTCATGGGCGATGCGGCGGACCTCGTTGCGGCCCACGGCCTCTTGCAGGCGAATGGTGGCGGTGTTCAGCGATTGCTTCAGCGCGGTTGTCAGCGTCACCGCCCCGGAATAGCGGCGGGTATAGTTCTGGGGCGACCAGGGCTTGCCGCCGGGGATGCGGATGTTCAAAGGCCCGTCCTCGACCCGGTCGCCGGGACCGTAGCCTGCTTCAAGGGCTGCGGCAAAGACAAAGGGCTTGAAGCTGGACCCGGTCTGGCGCTTGGCCTGGACGGCGCGGTTGAAGGCGCCGTTCACGATGCTGTCGCGCCCGCCGATGATGGCACGCACGGCGCCGTCGGCGGACATCACCACGACCGCAGCCTCCGCCTTGCTGTTGTCGCTGACCTTTTCGTCGAAGATCCGCTTCAGCGCCCGTTCGGCGGCCGTCTGGATGCGCGGGTCGAAGGTGGTGCGAATCGTCACGTCCTCGGTCGTTTCGCTGGTCAGGAAGCCGGGACCGGACTCCATCACCCAGTCGGCGAAGTAACCGCCTGCCCGCGCCTCGGCCGCCTGCGACAGGCGCGCGGGGTTGGCGCGGGCTTGGGCGACCTCGTCGGCGGTCAGATAACCTTCCTCGGCCATCAGGCCCAAGACGACATTGGCGCGTTCCTGGCTGCGCTTGAGGTTCGCGGTCGGGGCGAAATAGCTGGGCGCCTGCAAAAGCCCGGCCAGCATCGCGGATTCGGCGGCGTTCACATCAGAGGCGGGCTTGTTGAAATACCGCTGGCTTGCCGCCTGGAACCCACGAGAGCCGCCCCCCATGTAGGAGCGGTTCATGTAGATATTGAGGATGTCGTCCTTGGAATACTTGGCTTCCAGGGCCAGCGAATAGGGGACTTCCTTGATCTTGCGCCACAGCGAACCGACGCGGCAGTCCTGTTCGAACGCGGCCTCGTTCTTCCAGCGGATCGGATCGAAGGTCTCGCCCAGGCACAAGAGCTTGGCGACCTGCTGGGTGATGGTCGATCCGCCATGGCCTTCCAGCGGGCCGCGCCCCTCGGCCAGGTTGATGCGCACGGCACTGGCGATGCCGCGCGGGCTGATGCCCAGATGGCCGTAGAAGCGGCGATCCTCGGTCGCGATCACGGCTTCCTTCAGCACCGGGGCGATCTTGTCGCTGGTGACGGCGCCATAGGTTTCGCCACGCCAGGCAAAGACCTTGCCGTCATTGTCCAGCATGGTGACGGACCCGCGTGCGCGGGCGTCGAACAACGCCTCGGGCGCGGGCAGGCCGGCATAGAAATAGGCGGTGGCGGCCCCCACGATCAAGGCCAGGACCATGGCCAGGCGCCAGGCCGATCCCCACAGGATGCGCCAGATCAGGCTGACCGTGCCGGCGATGGTGCGCACCACCACATTGCCGCGCCGGACGCGGCCCTTATGGCGGCGAACGGCCGGCTTCGCCTCGGCCTCGGCCGCGCGTTTGTCGGCAACGGGGCTGCGGCCCGTGCGGTTCGGGGTGCCGGTCGGTCGTTTCATGCGTCAGGGTGCCCGCGTTCTGCCAAGGCCATTTTTCGGCCAAATTGCGCGTCACCCTATACCAAGAATTGTCTGGGGGGAATTGGCCTGACCAATCCGTGATTTGCACAAGGAAAAGGCCCGGCAGGGGTGCCGGGCCTTTGCAATGCTGCGGGATGCCTTCAGTTATAGGCGTTTTCCCCGTGGGTCGTGATGTCTAGGCCCTGGCGTTCGTCATTGACGGTAACGCGCAGCCCGATCAGCGCCTTGACGACATGGATCGCGACAAAGGACACGATGCCCGACCAGACGATGGCGATTACCACGCCCAGGGTCTGGTTCCAGACCTGCCCGCCCATCGAGAATTCCGCCACCGCATTGGCGCCGTAATCGAAGACGCCCGTCCCGCCCAGCGACGGGGCCGCAAAGACGCCCGTCAGGATCGCCCCCACGATGCCGCCGATGCCGTGGATGCCGAACACGTCCAGGCTGTCGTCGATGCCCATGCGCGGCTTCATGCTGATGACGAACCACATGCACAGCAGGCCCGCGATCAGGCCAATGGCGATGGCGCCCATCGGGCCTACGAAACCGGCCGCCGGGGTGATGCCCACCAGGCCCGCGATGGCGCCCGAGATGCCGCCCAGAAGGCTGGGATGGCCGCGGAACGCCCATTCGCCAAAGGACCAGGCCAGCACGCCTGCAGCGGTGGCGACGGCGGTGTTGACCATGGCAAGCGCGGTCAGCCCGTTGGCCTCAAGGTTGGAACCGGCGTTGAAGCCGAACCAGCCGATCCACAGCAGGCAGCCGCCAATCAGCGTGAAGGTCAGGTTGTGCGGGGCCAGCAATTCCTTTTTATAGCCGA harbors:
- a CDS encoding calcium-binding protein — translated: MQDDIQEAVDTAYLVVQVNGTGGFSFEDGSNYKTIEIRILDDNLTTGGSENDILRGTGAAEVLTGGAGNDTYHLTLGDTVAELAGGGSDTVNASFTHTLASNVENLTLTGSAAINGAGNLLANRLTGNGVANQLVGGTGADSLFGNGGNDTLLGGIDNDLLDGGIGNDWLDGGAGADTLRGGAGDDVYVLDNAADAIAEAMGQGTDTVRATFSTILGYQLENLILVGTGNLNAKGNGLNNILAGTAGANQLEGGAGNDTLTGGDGADWLDGGTGIDLLRGGAGNDIYIADNTGDQVAETAGRGIDLVRASASFKLRGEVENLILTSKAAISGTGNALNNSLTGNAAANLLMGGAGNDILNGGAGRDTLNGGTGADRLAGGLDSARDVFIFNTLSDSTAGAGRDRIADFSTGVDDIDLRALDANTRTAGNQVFDFSGTTAAANSVWYLKTGANLMVRADVTGDKVADFEIVVLGQNALSAGDFLL
- a CDS encoding type I secretion system permease/ATPase, producing the protein MSKSPAFQEGAKELRRARAAGLPLFGAVALFSAVVNLLMLTGPLFMLQVYDRVLASRSVETLTALFVLVVFLFLLMGFVDFIRARVMGRIAARFQDRMEGRVFTAALREGAISGDESAAAASGMRDLDGVQRLIASPVLLAAFDLPWAPLFLAAVYIFHPLLGVVATIGGAILVVATLANRTLTRTPLQQANVASAQAQRMADLYRDEGEVIGALGMRGATYARWRKARAEAQEQSVKGADLSSGFTVFSKSFRLFLQSAMLAAGAWLVLQQAMTPGGMIASSIMMGRALAPVEQLVGGWPMVQSAQDAWERLARLLSRQPAQVNHTPLPRPDAVLEVRQLSVAPPGQNVATVRGVSFAVAPGQALGVIGPSGAGKSTLAKALIGAWPVGAGSIRLGGATLDQYDPDVLGNMIGYLPQQVTLFDGTIAENIARLSPDMDPARVVRAAQAAAAHQMILDLPQGYDTRISQATGRLSGGQIQRVGLARALYPDPVLLVLDEPNSNLDNEGSMALNAAIRRIKAQNGCVIIMAHRPAAINECDLLLVMEQGIRRAFGPRDKVLQEMVQNSAQILKSQETGRTGGVS
- a CDS encoding transglycosylase domain-containing protein; the encoded protein is MKRPTGTPNRTGRSPVADKRAAEAEAKPAVRRHKGRVRRGNVVVRTIAGTVSLIWRILWGSAWRLAMVLALIVGAATAYFYAGLPAPEALFDARARGSVTMLDNDGKVFAWRGETYGAVTSDKIAPVLKEAVIATEDRRFYGHLGISPRGIASAVRINLAEGRGPLEGHGGSTITQQVAKLLCLGETFDPIRWKNEAAFEQDCRVGSLWRKIKEVPYSLALEAKYSKDDILNIYMNRSYMGGGSRGFQAASQRYFNKPASDVNAAESAMLAGLLQAPSYFAPTANLKRSQERANVVLGLMAEEGYLTADEVAQARANPARLSQAAEARAGGYFADWVMESGPGFLTSETTEDVTIRTTFDPRIQTAAERALKRIFDEKVSDNSKAEAAVVVMSADGAVRAIIGGRDSIVNGAFNRAVQAKRQTGSSFKPFVFAAALEAGYGPGDRVEDGPLNIRIPGGKPWSPQNYTRRYSGAVTLTTALKQSLNTATIRLQEAVGRNEVRRIAHDFGIVSNLTTSPSLGLGASEATLMELTGAYAGIRNGGTSVAPYGLVELRIAGDDQPLMGQSGGLGGRVISQRAAGQLIYMMQQVIESGTGGRAKMGSRPVAGKTGTTSSYRDAWFVGFSEQYVVGVWMGYDDNTPLKGVTGGGLPAEIWQAVMTDIHEGLPELPLSTVSPDGSGILLSNDGAPKVVTSGSADDPLAAALAGAVNSANPAAGTPTQVTAPQTPGDSSTASSDDALSRALNGILGGN
- a CDS encoding MlaA family lipoprotein, which encodes MSLVVPLALGVILAGCASEPVMQDGIRVNDPFEAENRRVHAFNKGFDRRVVAPVARLASSGNDTGDGPGAMDLVINAGSNLSLPGKVVNSVLQGRPEPAIKNFFRFAVNTTLGIGGLLDPAGQDFGLPEQDTDFGETLAVWGVPEGAYLELPILGPSTQRDAVGKVVDLVIDPLNHLLHRGGAWAAFGLRAASKAGDRARFGDTVDSVLQDSADSYAQLRLIYLMHRRHELNEGGTDIDPYADAAAVDAVDPYDP
- a CDS encoding MlaC/ttg2D family ABC transporter substrate-binding protein encodes the protein MTRDRRGALALFGAAAALSLVPMHGWALDSGEARALIDTALGEVYQVINSGQQPARLYRDFEAIFVRYADVDVIARSALGPAARQADPRALSDYTQAFQGYIGRKYGKRFREFVGSRIEVTDARPLKSFYAVTSVAYLNGRAPMEVEWHVSNKSGQNRFFNIIIEGVNMLASERAEISAMLTARRGDLAALTADLQAAG
- a CDS encoding IS630 family transposase (programmed frameshift), with product MAVGITRTDLSASDLRREAAQVKDARASRRMLALAHVLDGRSRTEAAQSCGMDRQTLRDWVHRYNAEGLAGLVDRPLSGRPARLSAEQMRELAVIVETGPDPSTDKVVRWRRIDLCNVVDQRFGIRVAERTMSAILHRLGFARLSVRPRHPQADGEAHKRYIKNFAELARAALPNEAQGKPLEIWFQDEARVGQQGTLTRVWARKGTRPRAPKDCRYAWAYIFGAVCPARRIGAALVMPYANTEAMNAHLAEISGQVSPGAHALLVLDGAGWHSSTDLIIPPNISLLPLPPYSPELNPVENLWQFLRQNTLANRVFDSYDAIVDVCCDAWNTLLAMPERVASITSRDWAQVSG